GTCGATGTCCGCCGGATCGATGCCGGCGGCGGCCAGGCCCCGGCGGGCATCGGGAACCAGCCGGTCGAGCAGCAGCTCCCGTGCGGGGTAGACCTTGCCGTCGAACCAGGTGAACTGGGCCGCCAGGCCGTGCTGGGCCGCCGCGAAGAAGTTGCCCTTGGCCACGTCGAACTCGACCTCGGCGGCGATGTCCTCGTGACCCATGGCCAGGGCGGAGATCATCCCGAACCACAGGGCGGCGTTGGCCACCTCGTCGTGGGGGGTGGGGCCGGCGGGAAGCACGCGGTTCTCGATGCGCAGGTGGGGCTTGCCGTCGGTCAGGCCATAGCAGGCGCGGTTCCAGCGATAGACCGTGCCGTTGTGCAGGCGCAGGGACTTCAGCCGTGGCGTGTCGCCCTGCTCGAGGGTGGCGAAGGGGTCTTCGTCGTCCTCGACCCCGAGCAGGGCGCGGAAACGCGAGATGTCTTCCTGGAAAAGCTCGATCACCGAATGACGCACCCAGTTGCGGCCGAAGGTCACCCGCGGGCTGCGCTCGCGCAGGTGCTGGTGGGTACTGCGCGTGTCCACCGACTGGCGAAAAACGGCGATGCGGGTCTCGCGCCACAGGCGCCGGCCGAAGAGCAGGGGCGAATTGGCCGCCACGGCCAGGATCGGTCCCGTGATGAACTGGGCGATGTTGTAGAGGTTGGCGAATTCCTCGGCGCCCACCTGGAAGTGGACCTGGAAGCTGGCGTTGCAGGCCTCGACCATCACCGAGTCGTGGTTGACGATCAGTTCGTCGACGCCCTTGATGCGAAACTCGTAGGCCCCGCCGCGCATGCGGCTCATCGCCCGGTTGAGGGCAAAGTAGCGCGGGATGGGGGTCATGGCGTCGAGGCCCAGGTCGGACTTGCGGATGGTGGGCAGGATGCCCGTGAGCACCACGTCGGTCTCGCAGGCGGCGGCGGCCCGGCGCGCCGCGCCGAGCACGTCGTCGAGCTGGGCCTCCAGGCGGGACAGGCAGTCGCCGCCGAAGAGGCAGGGGTCGAGATTGGCCTCCAGGTTGAACAGGCCGATCTCCGTGGTGAAACGCGGGTCGTTCACCTCCCGCAGCACGTCGAGGGCCCGCATGGCCGGGCGCATGGCGCCGTCGACGAGGAACATCTCCTGCTCCGCCCCGACCCGCCGCACACCGGTTTCGATCATCCCCGAGGCGATCATCTGCTCGAGGGCCCGCAGATCGGTCAACACGCGCTTCATGAAGGCGCGCAGGTCCTCTCCCGACAGGTCACGATTGGCGGTCTGGTCGCCCATGGTCCCCTTCCTCGCGCCCCCGGCGGCGGACAGCGGGCAACGGGCGGCAGCCCGCAGCGCCCCGCAGGATATCGGAAAGTACGGGGAAAGTGCGGGAAGGCGAGTTTACGAAATGGTTTGCCGCGGCGCGCCGGGGCGGTCAGAACAGGGGCGCCGGATAGCGGCCCTCTTCTCCGAGCAGCTCGGCGAGCTGGTCGTCGAAAGCGTCCCGTGGAGTTTCGATGGCCTCGACCTCGTGGCGCACGCGCACGGCGGCTTCCTCGATGAAGCGTCGCGCGAGGAGGATGTCCCGGGCGCTGCGCTCCTCGCCCACCGCCGCGACCCGCGTCGACACGCGGGAAAGCACGGCCAGCATCGCGTAGAGCTGAATCGCTCCGTCGGCCAGGCGACGCAGGGTGTACTGCTGACCGAGGATGCGCCGGCGATGGCGGCGC
This Acidobacteriota bacterium DNA region includes the following protein-coding sequences:
- a CDS encoding CBS domain-containing protein — translated: MGDQTANRDLSGEDLRAFMKRVLTDLRALEQMIASGMIETGVRRVGAEQEMFLVDGAMRPAMRALDVLREVNDPRFTTEIGLFNLEANLDPCLFGGDCLSRLEAQLDDVLGAARRAAAACETDVVLTGILPTIRKSDLGLDAMTPIPRYFALNRAMSRMRGGAYEFRIKGVDELIVNHDSVMVEACNASFQVHFQVGAEEFANLYNIAQFITGPILAVAANSPLLFGRRLWRETRIAVFRQSVDTRSTHQHLRERSPRVTFGRNWVRHSVIELFQEDISRFRALLGVEDDEDPFATLEQGDTPRLKSLRLHNGTVYRWNRACYGLTDGKPHLRIENRVLPAGPTPHDEVANAALWFGMISALAMGHEDIAAEVEFDVAKGNFFAAAQHGLAAQFTWFDGKVYPARELLLDRLVPDARRGLAAAGIDPADIDRYLGTIERRVKAGVTGAGWLLRSLGSMKEKGTAGERLNALTAATLARQKTGRPVAEWEPARLEEAGGWKFNYMRVEQFMVTDLFTVQEDELIDLVANLMEWERIRHVPVEDNQHRLVGLVSYRNLLRVLAQGRGGGDRSTIAVSEVMKKDPVTVAPEASTLEAIALMRRHKIGCLPVVKDDRLVGLVTDHEFMDIAAELLEQKLRE